Below is a window of Paremcibacter congregatus DNA.
CTGTTGCCTCCCGCCCCGCAGAGGGTAAAAGCGGCTTGAATTAAAAACAGGAGGGGGTGAGCCACAACATCCTTGCCCATAGCCTCATGTGAGTTCCCGGTCACAAAGGATGACATCGTCGTTGATACCGCCCGCCTCGCGGCCTGATTGCGGTCTAAACGGTGCCCTTTGACGTGCCCCACCGGGTGCAGAGGTTTATTTTAACAACCGGTCCTTGTTTAATGTCACTCGAGTGTATACCATGGGCGAAACACACGTCACGAACAAGAGGCGAGGAAAGCAGATAACATGGGGGTAATGATGGTCCATCCCAGAGCATTTATCAAAACCGGCATTCGGTCCGACAATCTGGACCCAGACCTCACCCGCGCCCTCGCGATCATTCGGGTGGGCTTCAATGAGGCCCGCAGACTCATCCCCCGACGCGCGCCCCCGGCACCTCCCACAGACGATAAATTCAAGCCGCCAGTGAAAAGCTTACGCGCTGGCCAGGTCCTCAAACCCCGCAAAGAGCCCGCAAACCTGAACCGGCATAACCCCGGCCGGATTCTGCGGATCTACAGCTTTGACGACCACCAAGTCTTCCCCGGTCGGCAGATCTTTGTCGAGGTCAATCAGAAGAAAATGACCCGCCCGAAATTTTGGACGACGATGCGGCAGCAGGATAAATTTCAGGCGGAGATCGCGACTTTCTTGTTACAGCAGCGCCAGTTCTTTCGTCAGAAGAATTACCGCCGCGCCGGCGCAGCGCTCCGCAACAGTACCGAAACGGCCTATCATATGCTCCTGACGCTCCTCCACGGCTACAGCTGCCCCAAAGTAGATAATCGCAGACTAGCATTTTGACTGGTTAATTCAATTGAGATAAACTCCTCATTATTCGGAAGATAAATCATATGAATTTTCAAATAAAGCAAATTACCGCTGAGGACATGGAAGGGTTTGAAGCACTATTGAATTGTTTCGAAGAAGCTTTTGATGACAAGAAAACGTATGGAAACAACCGGCCGGATAACTCCTACTCGAAAGAACTTCTTACTAGTGATACTTTCATTGCGCTTAAAGCAGAAAAAGATGGTGTTGTCATTGGCGGTCTTGCTGCATACGAACTTAAAAAGTTCGAACAAAAACGAAGCGAAATATATATTTACGATTTAGCAGTTTCAAAACCCTATAGAAGAAAAGGTGTCGCTTCAGCATTAATAGAAATACTTAAACCCATGGCATTAAAACGCGGTGCTTGGGTCATTTATGTGCAAGCCGACAAAGAGGATCAGCCAGCGATTGAGTTATATTCCAAACTCGGCATTCGCGAAGATGTATTGCACTTTGATATCCCTGTTGTTCCTCAACAAAGCAAATGAAGCCATTACGTTTCCTTCATATAAAATTAAGCAGGGCAGCTGTCCGCTTACCGAGTGTCTGCTTTCGACCCAAAGCGGACATTAATTTAATGGTATTGTGCTTGTCAAGCCAAGGTTAGGTGCCTGCAAATAGACAATAGAGGATAAAAAAATATGCCAATAGTAAATATCCCTCTTTTTATAAAAAACATGGGGCATAAAATACTGGGATTCATTCTGAATATTGAAGAGGACGTAGCCTTAGGGGTTTTAAATGGTCAGTATGATATAAGTGAGGAAAAAGCTGAAGTATTAAAAGGATTTATCAAAATCTGTCGCCGACTACGAATGCAAGGGATTGATCAAGGTGATGTTGATTTTTCAGTGTTTCATACACTTCCACAAATCCTACAGGATAACAGGCATATTTTTAATATTTGGCATGAACAACTTGGTGGCGAGAAAGTTCATGTTGATATTCCAGACCCTGTAGCCTCATCCGCATCTAAAATCGCACTGGAGGTCTTTCCTCTTTTTCTGATAAATCTTCCCACTAACAGTCACTTTTTTATGAATACCTTCTCTCATTTGAGTTCTTTAACTTATCAGCTGCATGAAAGACAGATTCTTATAGACAGTATCATGGCTGATCGATCATTAGCTAAGCTATTCACTAATGTTGGTGAGAATGAAATGGATACCCATTGTCAATATATGGCCTCTTCTGGCAGGGGTGGAGGGCTTCAATTAGCAGTTTTTCCCGAGACTCTTATCGCAAACACCTATGAGCTAATGAAAATGCGAGGCAATATTTCCCGTGATGCGTTGTTAGCCTCAGTAGCTGAAAATATTGAGATGTTACGAAACCTTGGAGAAGGGAAACAAATCGAGGTTCCAGCCTTCGTTGGATTTCACAATGTTGGCCTTGATGATTTTTCAGAAATGGAAATAGAAAATGGAAAAATTCGAACCTATAACGAAGAAATATTATCTCTTATACCAAATCAAGCAAGGCCATCTATTTTAGGCGGTCAGAATAAAATTCTTGGTCTAGTTC
It encodes the following:
- a CDS encoding AAC(3)-I family aminoglycoside N-acetyltransferase, yielding MNFQIKQITAEDMEGFEALLNCFEEAFDDKKTYGNNRPDNSYSKELLTSDTFIALKAEKDGVVIGGLAAYELKKFEQKRSEIYIYDLAVSKPYRRKGVASALIEILKPMALKRGAWVIYVQADKEDQPAIELYSKLGIREDVLHFDIPVVPQQSK
- a CDS encoding HEPN domain-containing protein → MPIVNIPLFIKNMGHKILGFILNIEEDVALGVLNGQYDISEEKAEVLKGFIKICRRLRMQGIDQGDVDFSVFHTLPQILQDNRHIFNIWHEQLGGEKVHVDIPDPVASSASKIALEVFPLFLINLPTNSHFFMNTFSHLSSLTYQLHERQILIDSIMADRSLAKLFTNVGENEMDTHCQYMASSGRGGGLQLAVFPETLIANTYELMKMRGNISRDALLASVAENIEMLRNLGEGKQIEVPAFVGFHNVGLDDFSEMEIENGKIRTYNEEILSLIPNQARPSILGGQNKILGLVLEYKYPYEIILGEQQGSKNWPPQLEQARKKLALFQENLSFALALAINRTPAIGINQAWSLVFDPLSHGTNISWGNSVKSPMPHYLLKSDEIEAITYWSKIINDSDDEKIRLAIRRILSSINERMNPIDGFIDSIIAWENLFGGNAELSYRISVSIAKLLKENSEERLELQSKVVKYYTERSKIVHGVKEISHDDAVKKRDECLQIALDAIKKLYKEHHDLLSDTERSKKLALL